One genomic region from Leptolyngbyaceae cyanobacterium JSC-12 encodes:
- a CDS encoding N-acetylmuramoyl-L-alanine amidase (IMG reference gene:2510096808~PFAM: Mannosyl-glycoprotein endo-beta-N-acetylglucosaminidase; N-acetylmuramoyl-L-alanine amidase) — MGRIFVSAGYDSLESRRLDVTGTMSVKDVVMIRDLVVTDLRSRGFEVLAVPDELGGDQTIRWINSRDRSGDIALEIYANAHANPVMRGTGVYYIVNNSERKQHADLILLALTRRLPQLLIRGALPDTSSELGQVSFCRQLVPPSLYLQIGFLTNLDDRTLIQNHRQEIARGIADGLAAWSRVVSEGTSPPAAIGQPVVPPSTIPVPVNISVNERPYGELGIMVNGNAYIPVDLADRLGMKLNHSPAHRRLTYGNVVYVKAIELREADISVTWNPTTRTVNIRSILQICRPFREITGRGYTTEVQMLMFLKAHNEMGLSQFPDVARLYRDEGANEGIRYDIAFAQMCVETDFLRFGGMTKPNQNNFGGLGTVGGNPEGASFPSARIGVRAHIQHLKAYANTEPLREEIVDPRFHLVTRGIAPSIEDLTGRWSADLNYSDRILSVLRQLYEAAGLL; from the coding sequence ATGGGACGGATCTTTGTTTCGGCAGGCTATGACAGCTTAGAGAGTCGCAGATTAGACGTAACTGGGACTATGTCTGTGAAGGATGTAGTCATGATCCGGGATCTGGTTGTGACAGATTTGCGATCGCGGGGGTTTGAAGTCCTTGCCGTTCCAGATGAATTGGGAGGAGATCAAACCATCCGCTGGATTAATAGCCGCGATCGCAGTGGGGACATTGCCCTAGAAATTTACGCCAATGCCCATGCAAACCCAGTCATGCGGGGAACGGGAGTGTATTACATCGTTAACAACAGCGAACGCAAGCAACACGCTGACTTGATTCTGCTGGCGTTGACCCGTCGGTTACCCCAACTGCTGATTCGGGGAGCCTTACCCGACACCAGTTCAGAATTGGGACAGGTGAGCTTTTGTCGGCAATTGGTACCACCGTCGCTCTACTTACAAATTGGCTTTTTGACCAATCTTGACGATCGCACCCTGATTCAAAATCACCGTCAGGAAATCGCCCGCGGCATTGCCGATGGGTTAGCTGCCTGGAGTCGGGTGGTATCTGAAGGGACCTCGCCTCCCGCCGCGATCGGGCAACCTGTTGTGCCACCATCGACCATCCCTGTTCCAGTCAACATTAGTGTCAATGAGCGACCGTATGGTGAACTGGGAATCATGGTAAACGGCAACGCCTACATCCCGGTTGATCTAGCAGACCGGTTGGGCATGAAGTTGAATCATTCTCCAGCGCATCGCCGCTTGACCTACGGCAACGTGGTATACGTCAAGGCAATTGAACTACGAGAGGCGGATATTTCAGTAACCTGGAACCCTACCACGCGAACCGTCAACATCCGCTCTATCCTGCAAATCTGCCGACCGTTTCGGGAAATTACCGGGCGTGGGTACACAACGGAAGTCCAAATGTTAATGTTCCTCAAAGCTCATAATGAAATGGGACTTTCCCAGTTTCCTGATGTCGCACGATTGTATCGGGATGAAGGGGCAAACGAGGGAATTCGTTACGATATTGCCTTTGCCCAAATGTGTGTAGAAACTGATTTTCTCCGCTTTGGCGGCATGACAAAACCCAACCAGAACAACTTTGGTGGGTTAGGAACGGTAGGCGGCAACCCAGAAGGAGCAAGTTTTCCCAGTGCTCGGATTGGGGTGCGTGCTCACATTCAACATCTCAAAGCCTACGCCAACACTGAACCGCTGCGAGAAGAAATTGTCGATCCTCGTTTTCACCTGGTGACACGGGGCATTGCTCCATCCATCGAGGACCTAACCGGGCGATGGTCGGCAGATTTGAATTATAGCGATCGCATCCTGTCCGTCCTTCGCCAGCTTTACGAAGCAGCAGGCTTACTATAG
- a CDS encoding DNA primase (IMG reference gene:2510096807~PFAM: Toprim domain; DNA primase catalytic core, N-terminal domain; CHC2 zinc finger; DnaB-helicase binding domain of primase~TIGRFAM: DNA primase, catalytic core), translating to MIGQTRDRSFPSPPDCFFSPHLLHLPLSSTPMDIPRLHPETIEQVKQRTDIVDVVSEHVVLRKQGKDFVGLCPFHDDKSPSFTVSPGKQFYYCFSCGAGGNAIKFLMELGKRPFSEVVLDLARRYQVPVQTLKPEERQEFQRQVSLRDQLYEILAVTTKFYEHALYQPAGQAALKYLQAQRHLNRETMQQFQLGYAPAGWETLYGYLVEQKHYPVELVEKAGLLVPRKTGGGFYDRFRDRLMIPIHDLQGRVVGFGGRTLTDEQPKYLNSPETELFDKGKLLFGLDKARAAIAKQDQAVVVEGYFDVIALHDAGITNVVASMGTALSSAQVRQLLRYTESKRIVLNFDADNAGNQAAERAVSEVEMLAYRGDIQLRVLNIPAGKDPDEFLKSHSAAEYQELVDTAPLWLDWQIERAIAERDPKQADQFQTMVQAMVKLLGNLPSATLRTHYIHRCAERLSQGDSRLMLQLEEDLRLQVRGERWHGRSQKWQTRSDRTLLEEAEEQLLRLYIHKPQHRALIESSLEERDLEFSLSHHRHLWRQILHLKEQGIDLTDASVNLLSLLEEADIEVSTELSRVYSLFQLDETHYLNTQRAMLVIRTAVAAMEKVMCEKRRRHLLDLLQSLDWATAPDLGHLYQKKIYAEDQRIKQLEQERQVMFEDLVRVPLLEI from the coding sequence ATGATTGGGCAAACGCGTGATCGCTCATTTCCATCACCTCCGGACTGCTTTTTCTCCCCCCATCTCCTTCACCTCCCCCTCTCCTCTACCCCCATGGACATCCCCCGCCTCCACCCAGAAACGATTGAACAGGTCAAGCAACGAACAGACATTGTGGATGTGGTGTCGGAACATGTGGTGTTACGGAAGCAGGGCAAGGATTTTGTTGGATTATGCCCGTTCCACGATGACAAGTCCCCTAGTTTTACGGTCAGTCCAGGGAAGCAGTTTTACTACTGCTTTAGCTGCGGTGCAGGCGGGAACGCGATAAAGTTTTTGATGGAACTGGGTAAGCGTCCATTCAGCGAGGTAGTGCTGGATCTGGCACGACGCTATCAAGTTCCTGTGCAAACGTTGAAGCCGGAAGAACGGCAGGAGTTTCAACGCCAAGTTTCGTTACGGGATCAACTGTATGAGATTCTTGCTGTCACGACGAAGTTCTATGAACATGCTCTCTATCAACCAGCAGGGCAAGCAGCATTGAAATATTTACAGGCTCAGCGTCACCTGAATCGAGAAACTATGCAGCAATTTCAGTTGGGCTATGCGCCTGCGGGTTGGGAAACGCTGTATGGCTATTTGGTGGAGCAGAAGCACTACCCAGTGGAACTGGTAGAAAAAGCAGGGTTATTGGTGCCGCGCAAAACGGGGGGCGGCTTTTATGATCGGTTTCGCGATCGCCTGATGATTCCGATTCATGATTTGCAGGGGCGCGTGGTGGGGTTTGGCGGGCGTACTCTGACAGATGAACAGCCCAAATATCTCAATTCACCGGAAACGGAGCTATTTGATAAGGGCAAGTTGTTGTTTGGGCTGGATAAAGCCCGTGCCGCGATCGCCAAGCAGGATCAAGCCGTAGTAGTGGAAGGTTATTTTGATGTAATCGCGCTGCACGATGCTGGGATTACAAACGTTGTTGCCTCAATGGGGACAGCGCTCAGTTCGGCTCAGGTGCGGCAACTGCTGCGCTACACCGAGTCAAAGCGGATAGTATTAAACTTTGATGCAGACAATGCTGGGAATCAGGCGGCAGAGCGAGCCGTAAGCGAAGTAGAAATGCTGGCTTATCGGGGAGATATTCAACTGCGGGTGCTCAATATTCCGGCTGGCAAAGACCCGGATGAGTTCCTCAAAAGCCATTCAGCGGCGGAGTATCAGGAGTTGGTCGATACAGCTCCACTATGGTTAGATTGGCAGATTGAACGAGCCATTGCCGAACGAGACCCGAAACAGGCAGACCAGTTTCAGACAATGGTGCAGGCGATGGTGAAACTCCTGGGCAATTTGCCAAGCGCAACCCTGCGGACTCATTACATCCATCGCTGTGCCGAGCGGTTGAGCCAGGGCGATTCTCGCCTGATGCTGCAACTAGAGGAAGATTTGCGTTTGCAAGTGCGGGGGGAACGCTGGCATGGACGTTCCCAAAAGTGGCAAACGCGCAGCGATCGCACCTTGCTGGAAGAAGCCGAGGAACAACTGCTGCGGCTCTATATTCATAAACCGCAACATCGCGCCCTGATTGAGTCATCTCTGGAAGAGCGGGATCTTGAATTCAGCCTCTCGCATCATCGGCACCTCTGGCGGCAGATTCTGCACTTGAAAGAGCAAGGCATTGACCTAACTGATGCCTCCGTAAATTTATTGAGTCTGCTAGAAGAAGCAGACATTGAAGTTTCCACGGAACTATCTCGTGTTTATTCCCTGTTTCAACTGGATGAAACTCATTACCTGAATACGCAACGGGCAATGCTGGTAATTCGCACTGCTGTTGCTGCTATGGAAAAAGTGATGTGCGAGAAACGCCGTCGTCATCTGCTGGACTTGCTGCAAAGCCTTGATTGGGCAACTGCTCCTGATTTAGGACACCTGTATCAGAAAAAAATCTACGCTGAAGATCAGCGCATTAAACAACTAGAGCAAGAACGGCAGGTGATGTTTGAAGATTTAGTGCGAGTGCCGCTGTTAGAGATTTGA